In the genome of Terribacillus sp. FSL K6-0262, one region contains:
- the spoIIAB gene encoding anti-sigma F factor, translating into MNTNMMRFSFSSQSRNEAFARVTVASFVSQLDPTMDELTEIKTVVSEAVTNAIIHGYNSDPDQMITIICTLSDDEVELIIRDEGVGIPDVEQAMEPLFTSKPDMERSGMGFTIMENFMDHVYVHSAEGEGTTVTMNKQFNSSKAMSQ; encoded by the coding sequence ATGAACACGAATATGATGCGGTTTTCCTTTTCTAGTCAGAGTCGAAACGAAGCGTTTGCCCGGGTGACAGTAGCGTCATTTGTCTCACAGCTTGATCCGACCATGGACGAGCTGACTGAAATCAAGACGGTTGTATCCGAAGCAGTGACCAATGCCATCATCCATGGCTATAATTCGGATCCCGACCAGATGATCACGATTATCTGCACACTCTCGGATGACGAAGTCGAGCTGATCATCCGGGATGAAGGCGTCGGCATCCCGGATGTGGAGCAGGCCATGGAGCCGCTGTTCACCTCCAAGCCGGATATGGAACGATCGGGCATGGGCTTCACGATCATGGAAAATTTCATGGATCATGTGTATGTGCATTCAGCAGAAGGGGAAGGCACGACGGTGACGATGAATAAGCAGTTCAATTCAAGCAAAGCCATGAGTCAGTAG
- a CDS encoding stage V sporulation protein AB, with protein MWTAIAEVLIGLSAGLATGAGFVAFLTVLGIIPRLVQLSKTHGFLLTYEAGVTAGACGGTILSFHYFHFHAPILLIVFWGLLHGIFVGMLAAALTEVLNVFPILTRRIGMDGSIIWFFMAIVLGKITGSLFQWLLFSY; from the coding sequence ATGTGGACCGCCATAGCTGAAGTGCTGATCGGGCTGAGTGCAGGACTTGCAACCGGAGCTGGATTTGTTGCTTTCCTCACGGTGCTTGGCATCATCCCAAGGCTTGTGCAGCTGAGCAAGACGCATGGGTTCCTGCTTACTTATGAAGCAGGGGTCACTGCCGGTGCTTGTGGCGGAACGATTCTTTCCTTCCATTATTTTCACTTCCATGCGCCGATTCTCTTGATTGTTTTTTGGGGTCTCTTGCATGGCATATTTGTCGGGATGCTTGCTGCAGCTTTGACGGAAGTGCTGAATGTATTCCCGATCCTGACCCGGCGTATCGGAATGGATGGCAGCATAATCTGGTTCTTCATGGCAATCGTCCTGGGGAAGATCACCGGCTCTTTATTC
- a CDS encoding pyrimidine-nucleoside phosphorylase, with protein MLMKDIIEKKRDKQELTEEEIRFFIDGYTNKKIPDYQASALLMAMFLNDLTPDEIAALTAAMIDSGETIDLSSIEGLKIDKHSTGGVGDKVSLIIAPIVASLGVPVAKMSGRGLGHTGGTLDKLESIPGFDINLSKEEFVDTVNKNKIALIGQTGNLVPADKMLYALRDVTGTVNSIGLIASSIMSKKLATGADGIVLDVKTGYGAFMERYEDAEKLAETMVDIGKKLGKNVTALITDMNQPLGAEVGNANEIKEVVQILKGESENELLELSKQVAVEMLLASETYKDKDAALRAVEEVLANGQAIEKLKQFVTTQKGDASFIDDYSKLPQPEHFYELKAEQDGYVNALYAQKVGKSAMLLGAGRASKEDDIDHSAGITLKKKVGTQVQSGETLAVLFSRSEIGQEAIDELKGAYVISDVKSEVPTLIKGKLSSK; from the coding sequence ATGCTAATGAAAGACATAATTGAGAAAAAAAGAGATAAGCAAGAATTGACCGAAGAAGAAATCAGATTCTTTATCGACGGATACACGAATAAAAAGATTCCTGATTACCAAGCTTCTGCCCTTTTGATGGCTATGTTCTTGAATGATCTTACACCTGACGAAATCGCAGCATTGACCGCTGCAATGATCGACTCCGGAGAAACAATCGATCTATCCTCCATCGAGGGCCTTAAAATCGATAAGCACTCGACAGGAGGAGTGGGAGATAAGGTCAGCTTGATAATTGCTCCGATTGTAGCTTCTCTTGGTGTGCCGGTAGCGAAAATGTCAGGACGCGGACTGGGACATACGGGAGGCACATTGGATAAGCTTGAGTCGATTCCTGGTTTTGATATCAATTTATCGAAAGAAGAGTTTGTCGATACAGTAAACAAAAACAAAATTGCCCTGATTGGACAAACGGGTAATTTGGTTCCAGCTGATAAGATGTTATATGCCCTTCGGGACGTCACTGGCACTGTGAACTCTATTGGCTTGATTGCCAGCTCCATCATGAGTAAGAAACTGGCAACAGGTGCAGATGGGATTGTCCTCGATGTGAAGACAGGCTATGGAGCATTCATGGAAAGATATGAAGATGCCGAGAAGCTTGCCGAGACCATGGTGGATATTGGGAAAAAGCTTGGCAAGAATGTCACTGCCCTGATTACAGATATGAATCAGCCATTGGGCGCTGAAGTAGGAAATGCAAATGAGATTAAAGAAGTAGTTCAAATCCTGAAGGGTGAATCTGAGAACGAACTGCTTGAACTGTCCAAGCAAGTTGCCGTTGAGATGCTGCTGGCAAGCGAGACTTATAAAGATAAGGATGCAGCTTTGCGCGCCGTGGAAGAAGTGCTGGCAAATGGACAAGCTATCGAAAAGCTGAAACAATTTGTTACCACACAAAAGGGTGACGCAAGCTTTATTGATGACTATAGCAAGCTGCCTCAGCCGGAACATTTTTACGAGCTGAAAGCGGAACAAGATGGTTATGTCAATGCCCTGTATGCACAAAAAGTAGGTAAGAGTGCAATGCTGCTGGGTGCTGGCCGCGCATCCAAAGAAGATGACATCGATCACAGCGCCGGTATCACGCTTAAGAAAAAAGTCGGCACCCAAGTGCAATCAGGGGAAACACTGGCTGTATTGTTCAGCAGATCCGAGATTGGGCAAGAAGCCATAGATGAGCTGAAGGGGGCTTATGTGATTTCTGATGTCAAATCGGAAGTCCCGACTTTGATTAAGGGAAAACTATCATCTAAATAG
- a CDS encoding stage V sporulation protein AA: MPAIVYIRFIRKIKTAPKSVIKLKDIAYIANAGEHKERMLDTVIYRIGEKDSNIVVLDCFSVFQQLMKLFPDHELQLIGAEQTIVHVQHSAKRTVWPLVILIWLLLFIGSAMTIMNFHFDVAMEPVQQQIHFLLTGEKLLHPLWLQIPYSIGIGVGMILFFNHVFKKRLNEEPSPLEVEMHKYQRDMDVYVAYHENELEQQHVDRHS; encoded by the coding sequence ATGCCAGCTATAGTATATATCCGATTCATTCGGAAAATCAAAACCGCTCCAAAGTCTGTCATCAAACTGAAGGACATCGCCTACATCGCGAATGCAGGAGAGCATAAGGAGCGCATGCTCGACACCGTCATTTACAGAATCGGCGAAAAAGACAGCAATATCGTTGTCCTGGATTGCTTTTCGGTGTTTCAGCAGCTGATGAAGCTGTTCCCCGATCACGAGCTTCAGCTGATTGGTGCGGAGCAGACGATCGTTCATGTCCAGCATTCGGCAAAACGCACAGTCTGGCCGCTAGTCATTCTTATTTGGCTGCTTTTGTTCATCGGATCTGCCATGACGATCATGAATTTTCATTTTGATGTTGCGATGGAGCCGGTGCAGCAGCAAATCCATTTTCTTTTGACGGGTGAAAAGCTATTGCATCCGCTTTGGCTGCAAATTCCATACAGCATCGGCATCGGAGTGGGGATGATCCTCTTTTTCAACCATGTATTCAAGAAAAGGCTGAATGAGGAGCCGAGCCCGCTGGAAGTGGAAATGCACAAATACCAGCGTGATATGGATGTTTATGTGGCTTATCACGAAAATGAATTGGAACAGCAGCATGTGGACCGCCATAGCTGA
- the spoIIAA gene encoding anti-sigma F factor antagonist: protein MGLTVDYELKESILLARLNGELDHHTASELKESWQLALQQPGIKHMVLNLESLSFMDSSGLGVILGRYKELKAEGREMVVCSLTPAVERLFQLSGLFKIIRFEENERYALETFGVVLS, encoded by the coding sequence ATGGGATTGACAGTCGATTATGAATTGAAGGAATCCATCTTGCTGGCACGTCTCAATGGGGAACTCGACCATCATACAGCGAGCGAATTGAAGGAAAGCTGGCAGCTTGCCCTGCAGCAGCCAGGCATCAAGCATATGGTCCTGAACCTGGAATCTCTTTCATTTATGGATAGCTCGGGTCTGGGTGTCATTCTTGGCAGATATAAGGAACTGAAAGCAGAGGGACGGGAAATGGTCGTCTGCAGTCTGACACCGGCTGTGGAGAGGCTGTTTCAATTATCCGGTCTTTTCAAGATTATCCGGTTTGAAGAAAATGAGCGCTATGCGCTGGAAACTTTCGGGGTGGTATTATCATGA
- the sigF gene encoding RNA polymerase sporulation sigma factor SigF, which yields MDVYLKQQKAKEQLTDKQVKTYIQLSQNGDKEARDILVERNVRLVWSVVQRFINRGYEPDDLFQIGCIGLIKSIDKFDLAYDVRFSTYAVPMIIGEIQRFIRDDGSLKVSRSLKETANKVRKKKEEMTKVLNRVPTIQEIAKELELSPEEIIHAEEAAKLPHSIHETVFENDGDPITLLDQIAEQDNNWFDKLALQEAIQSLGERERLIVYLRFYKDQTQSEVSERLGISQVQVSRLEKKILAAIKEQLEK from the coding sequence ATGGATGTATATTTGAAACAGCAAAAGGCAAAGGAACAATTGACCGATAAGCAAGTGAAAACATACATCCAGTTAAGTCAGAATGGAGATAAAGAAGCACGGGATATACTTGTCGAAAGGAATGTACGACTCGTTTGGTCGGTCGTACAGCGTTTCATCAACCGCGGATATGAACCGGATGACCTGTTCCAGATCGGCTGTATAGGCTTGATCAAGTCGATCGATAAATTCGATCTGGCTTATGATGTCCGCTTCTCCACTTATGCAGTACCGATGATCATCGGTGAAATCCAGCGTTTCATCCGGGACGATGGCAGCTTGAAGGTCAGCCGATCGCTGAAAGAGACGGCCAACAAAGTAAGGAAGAAAAAAGAAGAAATGACCAAGGTGCTGAATCGAGTCCCTACCATTCAGGAAATCGCCAAGGAACTCGAGCTGTCCCCGGAGGAAATAATCCATGCGGAGGAGGCTGCCAAACTGCCGCACTCCATCCATGAGACGGTTTTCGAAAATGATGGTGATCCGATAACGCTGCTTGATCAGATTGCGGAACAGGATAATAACTGGTTCGATAAGCTGGCCTTGCAGGAAGCGATCCAGTCCCTTGGAGAAAGGGAACGGCTTATTGTGTATTTGCGGTTTTATAAGGATCAGACACAATCCGAAGTTTCCGAGCGTCTTGGCATCTCCCAAGTCCAGGTGTCCCGGCTCGAAAAAAAAATATTGGCTGCCATCAAGGAGCAATTGGAGAAGTAG
- a CDS encoding D-alanyl-D-alanine carboxypeptidase family protein has translation MRKMSLFSLLIVFMISFGVVPSQAFAEKQEGKTAKSSILIERDTGRVLAGENMEEQLPPASMTKIMTMLLIMEEIDAGRLQYDERVRASEYAASMGGSQIFLEPGEEMTVKDLLKGIAVASGNDASVALAEKIAGTEDAFVKKMNEKARELGLSHTKFQNATGLPAADHYSTAKDMALMARALLEYEEITEFTSIYEDYLRKDSDDPFWLVNTNKLVKFYPGVDGLKTGFTKEARYCLTATAKKDGMRVIAVVMGAETPKQRNNEVSRLLDYGFNQYTIKQLYKQEQTVAKLDMLKARSEDIPVVTAEPVSLLVKKGEKLGELSTKVSYQPDLSLPLKAGEQVGVLEVKADGKLISSTPLIMKEDVPMASYWLLIKRSFDDMVKFR, from the coding sequence ATGAGAAAAATGAGTCTATTCAGTTTGCTGATTGTTTTTATGATCAGTTTTGGAGTGGTGCCATCACAAGCGTTTGCTGAAAAACAGGAGGGGAAGACGGCTAAATCATCGATATTAATCGAACGGGATACAGGCCGCGTCCTGGCAGGGGAGAATATGGAAGAACAACTTCCCCCGGCGAGCATGACAAAAATCATGACGATGCTTTTGATCATGGAAGAAATCGACGCTGGCAGACTGCAATATGATGAAAGAGTCAGAGCCAGTGAGTATGCGGCAAGCATGGGAGGGTCGCAAATCTTCCTTGAACCCGGGGAAGAAATGACAGTGAAGGATTTGCTGAAAGGAATAGCAGTCGCATCGGGCAATGATGCAAGTGTGGCATTGGCCGAGAAGATTGCCGGAACAGAAGATGCTTTCGTGAAAAAGATGAATGAGAAGGCAAGGGAACTTGGCCTCTCCCATACAAAATTCCAAAATGCAACGGGTTTGCCGGCAGCGGATCACTATTCGACTGCCAAGGACATGGCGCTGATGGCAAGAGCATTGCTGGAGTATGAAGAAATCACCGAATTCACCAGCATTTATGAGGATTATCTGCGCAAGGATTCAGATGATCCATTCTGGCTTGTCAATACAAATAAGCTGGTAAAATTCTATCCTGGCGTCGATGGATTGAAAACCGGGTTTACAAAAGAAGCGAGATATTGTCTGACGGCAACTGCCAAGAAAGATGGTATGCGCGTGATTGCTGTCGTAATGGGAGCTGAAACACCTAAGCAGCGGAACAATGAAGTGTCGCGCCTGCTTGATTATGGTTTTAACCAATATACAATAAAACAGCTTTATAAACAGGAGCAGACTGTGGCCAAGCTTGATATGCTGAAGGCTCGCAGTGAAGATATTCCAGTCGTTACCGCCGAGCCTGTGTCCCTGCTTGTCAAAAAAGGGGAGAAGCTGGGTGAATTGTCGACGAAAGTCAGCTATCAGCCAGACCTGTCCCTGCCGCTCAAAGCCGGCGAACAAGTAGGCGTTCTGGAAGTGAAAGCGGATGGCAAGCTGATTTCCTCCACACCGCTAATCATGAAAGAGGATGTTCCGATGGCCAGCTATTGGCTGCTGATCAAACGCAGCTTCGACGATATGGTGAAATTCCGCTGA
- the ytaF gene encoding sporulation membrane protein YtaF, producing the protein MLYFTGLFLLVVAVSLDGFGVGVTYGMRQIRISFLALMIIMLCTGVMVLTSMTIGSLLSDFIPSSAAGIFGSLILISIGLFSLYNGLVSKKSTFAEEDSITENKFEEKEWKLEIKGLGLLITVLKKPHMADVDKSGTISAKESLLLGFALSLDAFGAGIGANMVSAYPPILTGASAAAMSGLFIFFGIKSGYILAKIKWMQRLVLLPPCLLIALGLLKML; encoded by the coding sequence ATGCTCTATTTCACGGGGTTATTCCTCTTGGTCGTTGCCGTCAGCTTGGATGGTTTTGGTGTGGGTGTTACTTATGGTATGAGACAAATCCGCATTTCTTTCCTGGCATTAATGATCATCATGTTATGTACAGGAGTTATGGTTTTGACATCGATGACAATCGGGAGTTTATTAAGTGACTTCATTCCCTCTAGTGCTGCAGGAATATTCGGGAGCTTGATTTTAATTTCGATAGGATTATTTAGTTTATATAATGGCCTTGTATCAAAAAAGAGCACATTTGCGGAAGAAGATTCCATTACGGAAAATAAATTCGAAGAAAAGGAATGGAAGCTTGAGATAAAAGGATTAGGTCTGTTGATAACAGTACTTAAAAAACCACATATGGCAGATGTAGACAAATCAGGTACAATTTCAGCAAAAGAATCCTTATTACTAGGTTTCGCGCTGTCTCTTGATGCATTCGGTGCCGGGATCGGTGCGAATATGGTCAGTGCTTATCCCCCCATTCTAACGGGTGCATCAGCAGCTGCGATGAGCGGATTATTTATATTCTTCGGCATTAAATCAGGCTATATTTTAGCAAAAATAAAATGGATGCAGCGATTGGTGCTTTTACCCCCATGCCTATTGATCGCTCTCGGCCTTTTAAAAATGCTATAA